The following coding sequences lie in one Lolium perenne isolate Kyuss_39 chromosome 2, Kyuss_2.0, whole genome shotgun sequence genomic window:
- the LOC127321113 gene encoding acetyl-coenzyme A synthetase, chloroplastic/glyoxysomal isoform X1: MAQYIFATTTSRCSSARAHPAIPLQAPLLPSSSSSSSSSRSPPVRSWAMGASDRLAVCAATVLGDPLPASDDHGLLVHPSADFSAQALVSSPQQYQEMYERSIHDPAGFWSEIAETFYWKKKWNPDEVCTENLDVTKGPIKIEWFKGGKTNVCYNAVDRNVEAGDGDKIAMYWEGNEPDQDGKLTYSELLDKVCQLANYLKSVGVRKGDAVVIYLPMLMELPIAMLACARIGAVHSVVFAGFSADAIAQRIIDCKPNVVITCNAVKRGLKLIPLKDIVDASLVESAKNGVTVGICLTYENQLAMKKEDTQWTTGRDVWWQDVVPDFHTRCDVEWVDAEDPLFLLYTSGSTGKPKGVLHTTGGYMVYSATTFKHAFDYKPTDVYWCTADCGWITGHSYVTYGPLLNGATVLVYEGAPNYPDPGRCWDIVDKYGVTIFYTAPTLVRSLMRDGSEYVSRYSRKSLRVLGSVGEPINPTAWRWFYNVVGDSRCPISDTWWQTETGGFMITPLPGAWPQKPGSATFPFFGVKPVIVDEKGRELDGECNGYLCIKKSWPGAFRTLYGDKDRYETTYFKPFSGYYFSGDGCRRDKDGYHWLTGRVDDVINVSGHRIGTAEVESALVSHPKCAEAAVVGIDHEVKGQGIYAFVTLVDGVPYSDDLRKSLIMTVRSQIGAFAAPDKIHWAPGLPKTRSGKIMRRILRKIASRQLDELGDTSTLADPGVVDQLISLSDS; encoded by the exons ATGGCCCAGTATATATTCGCCACCACCACCAGCCGCTGCTCCTCCGCACGCGCACACCCCGCGATCCCGCTCCAAGCTCCCCTGCTcccgtcttcgtcttcgtcttcgtcttcgtctcgCTCGCCGCCCGTGCGGAGTTGGGCCATGGGCGCGAGCGATCGCCTGGCGGTGTGCGCGGCGACCGTGCTGGGCGACCCGCTGCCGGCGTCCGACGACCACGGCCTCCTCGTCCACCCCAGCGCCGACTTCTCCGCCCAGGCCCTCGTCTCCTCTCCGCAGCAG TACCAGGAGATGTATGAGCGGTCGATCCATGATCCCGCCGGGTTCTGGTCAGAGATCGCCGAGACGTTCTACTGGAAGAAGAAGTGGAACCCTGACGAAGTCTGTACTGAGAACCTTGATGTGACAAAAGGACCGATCAAGATCGAA TGGTTTAAAGGGGGCAAAACCAACGTGTGCTACAATGCCGTGGACCGCAATGTTGAAGCCGGTGATGGTGACAAGATTGCAATGTATTGGGAGGGGAACGAGCCTGATCAGGATGGAAAGCTCACCTACTCTGAGCTCTTGGATAAAGTTTGCCAG CTGGCCAATTATTTGAAAAGTGTCGGAGTTAGAAAAGGTGATGCTGTCGTGATCTACTTGCCGATGCTGATGGAGCTGCCTATTGCAATGCTTGCATGTGCTCGCATCGGTGCTGTTCACTCT GTTGTCTTTGCTGGCTTCTCTGCCGATGCGATAGCACAAAGGATCATTGACTGCAAGCCCAACGTCGTGATTACTTGCAATGCGGTGAAAAGGGGGCTCAAACTCATCCCTCTCAAAGACATAGTAGATGCATCTTTGGTTGAAAGTGCTAAAAACGGTGTCACTGTAG GTATTTGTTTGACATACGAAAATCAGTTGGCCATGAAGAAAGAGGACACACAATGGACAACAGGAAGAGATGTTTGGTGGCAG GATGTTGTGCCTGATTTCCATACTAGATGTGATGTGGAATGGGTTGATGCAGAGGATCCATTGTTTCTTCTCTACACGAGTGGCAGCACAGGAAAACCAAAG GGTGTATTGCATACAACTGGGGGCTATATGGTGTACAGCGCAACAACATTTAAACATGCATTTGATTACAAGCCAACGGACGTATACtg GTGCACTGCAGACTGTGGCTGGATTACTGGACATAGTTATGTGACTTATGGTCCTCTCCTGAATGGAGCCACAGTCCTTGTTTACGAAGGG GCTCCAAACTACCCTGATCCTGGTCGGTGTTGGGACATCGTTGACAAATATGGAGTGACTATATTTTATACTGCACCAACACTTGTCCGTTCACTCATGCGTGATGGTTCAGAG TATGTTAGCCGGTACTCTCGTAAGTCTCTCCGAGTTTTAGGAAGTGTGGGTGAACCAATCAATCCCACTGCATGGAG GTGGTTCTATAATGTTGTTGGTGACTCAAGATGCCCCATATCAGATACTTGGTGGCAGACTGAAACTGGTGGTTTTATG ATTACTCCTTTACCTGGTGCTTGGCCTCAGAAACCAGGATCTGCGACGTTTCCTTTCTTTGGTGTTAAG CCTGTCATTGTTGATGAGAAAGGCCGGGAATTGGATGGAGAATGCAATGGGTATCTTTGCATAAAGAAATCATGGCCTGGGGCTTTCCGGACTCTGTATGGGGATAAGGACAGATATGAGACGACATACTTCAAACCATTTTCTGGCTATTATTTCTCCGGTGATGGTTGTAGGAG GGACAAAGATGGTTACCACTGGCTGACGGGCAGAGTTGATGATGTTATCAATGTCAG TGGGCACCGGATTGGTACAGCAGAGGTTGAATCTGCACTTGTTTCACATCCAAAATGTGCTGAGGCCGCTGTTGTTGGAATTGACCATGAG GTTAAAGGTCAGGGAATCTATGCATTTGTGACATTGGTGGATGGTGTTCCTTATAGTGATGATCTACGAAAAAGCCTCATTATGACGGTCCGCAGTCAG ATTGGCGCGTTTGCAGCACCTGACAAGATCCACTGGGCACCGGGCCTCCCAAAGACACGGAGTGGCAAAATTATGCGAAGAATACTGCGGAAAATTGCCTCCAGGCAGCTAGATGAGCTTGGAGACACGAGCACTCTTGCTGATCCTGGTGTTGTCGACCAGCTGATATCACTTAGCGATAGCTAG
- the LOC127321113 gene encoding acetyl-coenzyme A synthetase, chloroplastic/glyoxysomal isoform X2: MSLIASRNAHLGLRRALALAPACPILAGAAAPCRRVPPPLRHSTLSVVDPIKFIRHPVLTPLRFTHGLTSQGNKYQEMYERSIHDPAGFWSEIAETFYWKKKWNPDEVCTENLDVTKGPIKIEWFKGGKTNVCYNAVDRNVEAGDGDKIAMYWEGNEPDQDGKLTYSELLDKVCQLANYLKSVGVRKGDAVVIYLPMLMELPIAMLACARIGAVHSVVFAGFSADAIAQRIIDCKPNVVITCNAVKRGLKLIPLKDIVDASLVESAKNGVTVGICLTYENQLAMKKEDTQWTTGRDVWWQDVVPDFHTRCDVEWVDAEDPLFLLYTSGSTGKPKGVLHTTGGYMVYSATTFKHAFDYKPTDVYWCTADCGWITGHSYVTYGPLLNGATVLVYEGAPNYPDPGRCWDIVDKYGVTIFYTAPTLVRSLMRDGSEYVSRYSRKSLRVLGSVGEPINPTAWRWFYNVVGDSRCPISDTWWQTETGGFMITPLPGAWPQKPGSATFPFFGVKPVIVDEKGRELDGECNGYLCIKKSWPGAFRTLYGDKDRYETTYFKPFSGYYFSGDGCRRDKDGYHWLTGRVDDVINVSGHRIGTAEVESALVSHPKCAEAAVVGIDHEVKGQGIYAFVTLVDGVPYSDDLRKSLIMTVRSQIGAFAAPDKIHWAPGLPKTRSGKIMRRILRKIASRQLDELGDTSTLADPGVVDQLISLSDS, translated from the exons ATGTCTCTGATCGCTTCCCGTAACGCACATCTTGGTTTGCGTCGCGCACTCGCACTCGCGCCGGCGTGTCCGATCCTTGCCGGCGCTGCTGCTCCTTGCCGGCGTGTCCCTCCTCCCCTTCGCCATTCGACCCTGTCTGTCGTTGATCCCATCAAGTTCATCAGACACCCGGTCCTCACTCCCCTCAGGTTCACGCATGGTCTCACATCTCAAGGAAACAAG TACCAGGAGATGTATGAGCGGTCGATCCATGATCCCGCCGGGTTCTGGTCAGAGATCGCCGAGACGTTCTACTGGAAGAAGAAGTGGAACCCTGACGAAGTCTGTACTGAGAACCTTGATGTGACAAAAGGACCGATCAAGATCGAA TGGTTTAAAGGGGGCAAAACCAACGTGTGCTACAATGCCGTGGACCGCAATGTTGAAGCCGGTGATGGTGACAAGATTGCAATGTATTGGGAGGGGAACGAGCCTGATCAGGATGGAAAGCTCACCTACTCTGAGCTCTTGGATAAAGTTTGCCAG CTGGCCAATTATTTGAAAAGTGTCGGAGTTAGAAAAGGTGATGCTGTCGTGATCTACTTGCCGATGCTGATGGAGCTGCCTATTGCAATGCTTGCATGTGCTCGCATCGGTGCTGTTCACTCT GTTGTCTTTGCTGGCTTCTCTGCCGATGCGATAGCACAAAGGATCATTGACTGCAAGCCCAACGTCGTGATTACTTGCAATGCGGTGAAAAGGGGGCTCAAACTCATCCCTCTCAAAGACATAGTAGATGCATCTTTGGTTGAAAGTGCTAAAAACGGTGTCACTGTAG GTATTTGTTTGACATACGAAAATCAGTTGGCCATGAAGAAAGAGGACACACAATGGACAACAGGAAGAGATGTTTGGTGGCAG GATGTTGTGCCTGATTTCCATACTAGATGTGATGTGGAATGGGTTGATGCAGAGGATCCATTGTTTCTTCTCTACACGAGTGGCAGCACAGGAAAACCAAAG GGTGTATTGCATACAACTGGGGGCTATATGGTGTACAGCGCAACAACATTTAAACATGCATTTGATTACAAGCCAACGGACGTATACtg GTGCACTGCAGACTGTGGCTGGATTACTGGACATAGTTATGTGACTTATGGTCCTCTCCTGAATGGAGCCACAGTCCTTGTTTACGAAGGG GCTCCAAACTACCCTGATCCTGGTCGGTGTTGGGACATCGTTGACAAATATGGAGTGACTATATTTTATACTGCACCAACACTTGTCCGTTCACTCATGCGTGATGGTTCAGAG TATGTTAGCCGGTACTCTCGTAAGTCTCTCCGAGTTTTAGGAAGTGTGGGTGAACCAATCAATCCCACTGCATGGAG GTGGTTCTATAATGTTGTTGGTGACTCAAGATGCCCCATATCAGATACTTGGTGGCAGACTGAAACTGGTGGTTTTATG ATTACTCCTTTACCTGGTGCTTGGCCTCAGAAACCAGGATCTGCGACGTTTCCTTTCTTTGGTGTTAAG CCTGTCATTGTTGATGAGAAAGGCCGGGAATTGGATGGAGAATGCAATGGGTATCTTTGCATAAAGAAATCATGGCCTGGGGCTTTCCGGACTCTGTATGGGGATAAGGACAGATATGAGACGACATACTTCAAACCATTTTCTGGCTATTATTTCTCCGGTGATGGTTGTAGGAG GGACAAAGATGGTTACCACTGGCTGACGGGCAGAGTTGATGATGTTATCAATGTCAG TGGGCACCGGATTGGTACAGCAGAGGTTGAATCTGCACTTGTTTCACATCCAAAATGTGCTGAGGCCGCTGTTGTTGGAATTGACCATGAG GTTAAAGGTCAGGGAATCTATGCATTTGTGACATTGGTGGATGGTGTTCCTTATAGTGATGATCTACGAAAAAGCCTCATTATGACGGTCCGCAGTCAG ATTGGCGCGTTTGCAGCACCTGACAAGATCCACTGGGCACCGGGCCTCCCAAAGACACGGAGTGGCAAAATTATGCGAAGAATACTGCGGAAAATTGCCTCCAGGCAGCTAGATGAGCTTGGAGACACGAGCACTCTTGCTGATCCTGGTGTTGTCGACCAGCTGATATCACTTAGCGATAGCTAG